A single genomic interval of Helianthus annuus cultivar XRQ/B chromosome 13, HanXRQr2.0-SUNRISE, whole genome shotgun sequence harbors:
- the LOC110897327 gene encoding uncharacterized protein LOC110897327: MESFSMNTSGDYKHQIGNLNRNFVANRTLYSYPSDDLLLATVLSGSYFTGAGLLSAPPASLNHSFPPAVLGFRPPQNLQRHRQQPPLLPLPVSVPKTHQNMNIYRINSSSNNNIRLSTPRVNKNVKNRVRDHSLTPKKSKNQKKNSKREDVDLAINTTESSVSEMIGPDPKDLPKNVVSMVFSSSVNKLCDVSADVDEFSGSVVFTPSPPPSSLPLPTFSLRPKLGCKAQAAAVGFGVDAGATDSLRRLLRL; this comes from the coding sequence ATGGAATCATTTTCGATGAACACATCGGGTGATTACAAGCACCAGATCGGAAATCTCAACCGAAATTTCGTTGCTAACCGTACTTTATACTCATATCCGTCTGATGATTTGCTTTTAGCGACTGTTCTTTCCGGCAGTTACTTCACCGGAGCCGGTTTATTGTCTGCACCTCCGGCATCTCTCAATCATTCCTTTCCGCCGGCGGTTTTAGGTTTCCGGCCACCGCAGAACCTCCAGCGCCACCGTCAACAACCACCGCTTCTTCCACTTCCGGTTTCGGTACCGAAAACTCATCAAAACATGAATATTTATCGTATTAACAGTAGTTCTAACAATAATATTCGATTATCGACGCCTCGAGTGAACAAAAATGTGAAAAACCGAGTGCGAGATCATTCGTTAACGCCGAAGAAATCGAAGAATCAGAAGAAGAATTCGAAACGAGAGGATGTAGATCTGGCGATTAATACAACGGAATCGTCGGTTAGTGAGATGATTGGACCGGATCCGAAGGATCTACCGAAGAATGTTGTTTCTATGGTTTTTTCTTCATCGGTTAACAAATTATGTGATGTTTCTGCTGATGTGGATGAGTTTTCAGGTTCTGTAGTGTTTACTCCTTCTCCACCGCCTAGCAGCTTGCCTTTGCCTACTTTTTCGCTCCGGCCGAAGCTCGGTTGCAAGGCGCAGGCTGCCGCGGTAGGTTTTGGTGTCGACGCTGGAGCTACGGATAGTCTCCGACGACTTCTTCGACTCTGA